A part of Homoserinibacter sp. YIM 151385 genomic DNA contains:
- a CDS encoding cold shock and DUF1294 domain-containing protein, producing MLPGPARLTGTITVWHDDRGYGFITPDRGGGPVFVHISAFPEMPRRPAIGDGLGFELRQDARGRLSASRVEVIRAVPVAVPSPLRRPASAGDVVGILAVVALPVLLIAVHLAWGPLPIFVPLLYGGMSVVCFLAYAADKRAAASGGWRIPESSLIALGIVGGWPGALLGQRILRHKTRKTSFIISLWGGVVLNVTALVLLASPLAAAALRTILQGL from the coding sequence ATGCTCCCCGGTCCCGCTCGCCTCACCGGCACGATCACGGTGTGGCACGACGATCGCGGCTACGGCTTCATCACGCCGGACCGCGGCGGAGGTCCCGTGTTCGTGCACATCTCCGCGTTCCCGGAGATGCCGCGACGGCCTGCGATCGGCGACGGGCTGGGCTTCGAGCTGCGTCAGGATGCGCGCGGCCGGCTCAGCGCGAGCCGTGTCGAGGTGATCCGGGCGGTGCCCGTCGCGGTGCCCTCGCCGCTGCGGCGCCCCGCCTCCGCGGGCGACGTCGTCGGCATCCTCGCGGTCGTCGCGCTCCCCGTCCTGTTGATCGCCGTCCACCTGGCCTGGGGGCCGCTGCCGATCTTCGTGCCGCTGCTCTACGGCGGCATGAGCGTCGTCTGCTTCCTCGCCTACGCGGCCGACAAGCGCGCCGCCGCGTCGGGCGGGTGGCGCATCCCCGAGAGCTCGCTCATCGCGCTCGGCATCGTCGGCGGATGGCCGGGCGCGCTGCTCGGGCAGCGGATCCTGCGGCACAAGACGCGGAAGACGAGCTTCATCATCTCGCTCTGGGGCGGCGTCGTGCTCAACGTCACCGCCCTCGTGCTGCTCGCCTCGCCGCTCGCGGCGGCCGCACTCCGGACGATCCTCCAGGGGCTCTGA
- the phoA gene encoding alkaline phosphatase has product MNRTTRRTLAIASAAFLAGGLLAVPLAATASAPQRADGQWTRNAGDQTSAVKSAVKGGKAKNVILLIGDGMGDSEITIARNYAYGAAGELPGIDALPLTGQYTTYSLYNSGENKGKPDYVPDSAATGTAWATGWKTYDNAVSVDIDGRPHDSILQIAKANGLATGNVSTAEIQDATPAVQVANVAARSCYGPDSTSCGDDALAEGGPGSISEQLLDTRPDVTLGGGAASFQQVAKAGPWEGETLAEQASQRGYQLVSDAAGLAGVTRASQKAPVLGLFASGNLPTRYSATTATVGGADLDPTTCTENPKRLPAALSLSSMTKKAISLLKGSSDKGFFLQVEGASIDKRDHSADACGQIGETVDLDEAVQAALAFAKKDGNTLVIVTADHAHTSQIVDSTPPATLSTALTTADGTTMKVAYGTAAAGGSQQHTGSQLRVAAYGPGAANVVGLTDQTDTFFTMARTLGLERDLDSLSDRARVSLSRSSVAPGKAVTASASRFGGDRQVTATILKGGEVVGRADLIRGSAQIRFEAPDAPGRYTVVLEGVQSGATASARLTVTR; this is encoded by the coding sequence ATGAATCGAACGACCCGCCGCACCCTCGCGATCGCGAGCGCGGCCTTCCTCGCGGGAGGCCTTCTCGCCGTCCCGCTCGCCGCGACCGCGAGCGCGCCCCAGCGCGCCGACGGCCAGTGGACCCGCAACGCGGGCGACCAGACGAGCGCCGTGAAGTCCGCCGTCAAGGGAGGGAAGGCGAAGAACGTCATCCTCCTCATCGGCGACGGCATGGGCGACTCCGAGATCACGATCGCCCGCAACTACGCCTACGGCGCGGCGGGCGAGCTGCCCGGCATCGACGCGCTCCCCCTGACGGGCCAGTACACGACGTACTCGCTCTACAACTCGGGCGAGAACAAGGGCAAGCCGGACTACGTGCCGGACTCCGCCGCGACCGGGACCGCCTGGGCGACCGGCTGGAAGACCTATGACAACGCCGTCTCGGTCGACATCGACGGCCGGCCGCACGACTCGATCCTCCAGATCGCGAAGGCGAACGGGCTCGCGACCGGCAACGTCTCGACCGCCGAGATCCAGGATGCGACCCCGGCCGTCCAGGTCGCGAACGTCGCCGCGCGCTCCTGCTACGGCCCCGACAGCACGAGCTGCGGCGACGACGCGCTCGCGGAGGGCGGCCCCGGGTCGATCTCCGAGCAGCTCCTCGACACCCGCCCGGACGTGACCCTCGGCGGCGGGGCCGCGAGCTTCCAGCAGGTCGCGAAGGCCGGACCGTGGGAGGGCGAGACGCTCGCCGAGCAGGCCTCGCAGCGCGGCTACCAGCTGGTCTCGGACGCGGCGGGCCTCGCGGGCGTGACGCGCGCGAGCCAGAAGGCGCCGGTCCTCGGCCTCTTCGCCTCCGGCAACCTGCCGACCCGCTACAGCGCGACGACGGCGACCGTCGGCGGCGCGGACCTCGACCCGACGACCTGCACGGAGAACCCGAAGCGGCTCCCGGCGGCGCTCTCGCTCTCGTCCATGACGAAGAAGGCGATCTCGCTCCTCAAGGGCTCGAGCGACAAGGGCTTCTTCCTGCAGGTCGAGGGCGCGTCGATCGACAAGCGCGACCACTCGGCCGACGCATGCGGGCAGATCGGCGAGACGGTCGACCTCGACGAGGCGGTCCAGGCGGCGCTCGCCTTCGCGAAGAAGGACGGGAACACGCTCGTCATCGTGACGGCCGACCACGCGCACACCTCGCAGATCGTCGACTCGACCCCGCCGGCGACGCTGTCGACGGCGCTCACGACAGCCGACGGCACGACGATGAAGGTCGCGTACGGCACGGCCGCCGCGGGCGGCTCGCAGCAGCACACGGGCTCGCAGCTCCGCGTGGCGGCCTACGGTCCGGGGGCGGCGAACGTCGTCGGCCTCACGGACCAGACGGACACCTTCTTCACCATGGCGCGCACGCTCGGCCTGGAGCGCGACCTCGACTCGCTGAGCGACCGCGCCCGCGTCTCGCTCTCGCGCAGCTCGGTCGCGCCCGGGAAGGCGGTGACCGCCTCCGCGAGCCGCTTCGGCGGAGACCGCCAGGTGACCGCGACGATCCTGAAGGGCGGCGAGGTCGTCGGACGCGCCGACCTCATCCGCGGCTCGGCGCAGATCCGCTTCGAGGCGCCCGACGCCCCCGGCCGCTACACGGTCGTGCTGGAGGGCGTGCAGTCGGGGGCCACGGCCTCCGCGCGCCTCACGGTGACGCGCTAA
- a CDS encoding DUF1905 domain-containing protein, which yields MGDPRHPEGEFDAELWLWEARREAWTFVTLPPELGEAVRDAAGARPPAGFGAVPVEVSTGTTSWRTSVFPDAARGSYVLPVKAAVRRAEGLEPGASARYRIRVR from the coding sequence ATGGGCGATCCGCGGCACCCCGAGGGCGAGTTCGACGCCGAGCTGTGGCTCTGGGAGGCGCGCCGGGAGGCCTGGACCTTCGTGACGCTGCCGCCCGAGCTCGGCGAGGCGGTGCGGGACGCGGCCGGCGCCCGCCCGCCCGCGGGCTTCGGGGCCGTCCCCGTCGAGGTCTCGACCGGCACGACGAGCTGGCGCACCTCGGTCTTCCCCGACGCCGCGCGGGGCAGCTACGTGCTGCCCGTGAAGGCCGCCGTGCGCCGGGCGGAGGGCCTCGAGCCCGGCGCGAGCGCGCGCTACCGCATCCGCGTGCGCTGA
- a CDS encoding DNA polymerase Y family protein — MFEERSRGRAAGGRRRSRAAVAEGVAAPRLLAIWAPDWPVAAHMAAERIPEGAPVALVLKGEVHACSAAARHEGVRRGLRVREAQARCPGLRVLAYDAALDARAFEPVIAGLEAVLPGVHPVRPGTLAVAARGPARYYGGEQAAALAILAAVGELGVRRARAGVAEGLFAAERAARAPREDAPVTIVPAGDAAAFLAPLPVRLLEQPELVQLLPRLGIRTLGEFAALGEAEVAERFGPGGARLHALAGGRDLRAATPRIPPRDLDAEARFEPPLERVDQVAFALRAPAAALVDGLLEERLVATALRVVLTGEEGETSERVWLHPRSFTAAEVVDRVRWQLQGALERDGGAAALRSPVAAVRVSPETVEPLSGHERGLWGTGPDEGVHSGLSRIQGMVGHRGVLTPAPSGGRRPVDRQALVPWGDRPIVARDPGQPWPGALPPPAPATVYEVPRPLRVDDRRGRPVAVDERGRISGAPAVLVSGTGARRDVTSWAGPWPIEERWWDPVASRRAHRFQLVDAEGAAWLLVLDDSGWWAEGRYD; from the coding sequence ATGTTCGAAGAACGATCGCGGGGCAGGGCGGCAGGAGGCCGGCGCCGCAGCCGCGCCGCCGTCGCCGAGGGCGTCGCCGCGCCCCGGCTGCTCGCGATCTGGGCGCCCGACTGGCCGGTCGCGGCGCACATGGCCGCGGAGCGCATCCCCGAGGGGGCGCCCGTCGCCCTCGTGCTCAAGGGCGAGGTGCACGCCTGCTCGGCCGCGGCGCGGCACGAGGGCGTCCGCCGCGGGCTGCGCGTTCGCGAGGCGCAGGCCCGCTGCCCGGGACTCCGGGTGCTCGCCTACGACGCCGCGCTCGACGCCCGCGCCTTCGAGCCCGTCATCGCGGGCCTCGAGGCCGTGCTGCCGGGCGTGCACCCCGTGCGACCGGGCACGCTCGCGGTCGCGGCGCGGGGTCCCGCCCGGTACTACGGCGGCGAGCAGGCGGCGGCGCTCGCGATCCTCGCGGCGGTCGGCGAGCTCGGCGTACGGCGGGCGCGCGCCGGCGTCGCAGAGGGGCTCTTCGCGGCGGAGCGCGCCGCCCGCGCGCCGCGGGAGGACGCGCCCGTCACGATCGTGCCCGCGGGCGATGCCGCCGCCTTCCTCGCACCGCTCCCCGTGCGCCTCCTCGAGCAGCCGGAGCTCGTGCAGCTCCTGCCGCGGCTCGGCATCCGCACCCTCGGCGAGTTCGCCGCCCTCGGCGAGGCGGAGGTCGCCGAGCGCTTCGGGCCCGGCGGCGCGCGGCTCCACGCCCTCGCGGGCGGGCGCGACCTGCGCGCCGCGACGCCCCGCATCCCGCCGCGCGACCTCGATGCCGAGGCGCGCTTCGAGCCGCCGCTCGAGCGCGTCGACCAGGTCGCCTTCGCCCTCCGCGCCCCCGCCGCGGCGCTCGTCGACGGCCTCCTCGAGGAGCGGCTCGTCGCGACCGCGCTCCGCGTCGTCCTCACGGGCGAGGAGGGCGAGACGAGCGAGCGGGTCTGGCTGCACCCGCGCTCCTTCACGGCCGCCGAGGTCGTCGACCGGGTGCGCTGGCAGCTGCAGGGTGCGCTCGAGCGCGATGGCGGGGCCGCGGCGCTCCGCTCCCCCGTCGCCGCCGTCCGCGTCTCCCCCGAGACCGTCGAGCCGCTCTCGGGCCACGAGCGCGGGCTCTGGGGCACCGGCCCGGATGAGGGCGTGCACTCGGGCCTCTCCCGCATCCAGGGCATGGTGGGCCATCGCGGGGTCCTCACGCCGGCGCCCTCGGGCGGACGGCGCCCCGTCGACCGGCAGGCGCTCGTGCCGTGGGGCGACCGCCCGATCGTCGCCCGCGATCCCGGGCAGCCCTGGCCGGGCGCGCTCCCGCCGCCCGCGCCCGCGACCGTCTACGAGGTGCCGCGGCCGCTGCGCGTCGACGACCGGCGGGGCCGCCCCGTCGCGGTCGACGAGCGCGGGCGGATCAGCGGCGCGCCCGCCGTGCTCGTCTCAGGCACCGGGGCGCGGCGCGACGTCACCTCGTGGGCCGGCCCCTGGCCGATCGAGGAGCGCTGGTGGGATCCCGTCGCGAGCCGGCGCGCCCACCGCTTCCAGCTCGTCGACGCGGAGGGCGCGGCCTGGCTGCTCGTGCTCGACGACTCCGGCTGGTGGGCGGAGGGCCGCTATGACTGA